From a region of the Enterobacter sp. JBIWA008 genome:
- the msbA gene encoding lipid A ABC transporter ATP-binding protein/permease MsbA: MHNDKDLSTWQTFRRLWPMIAPFKTGLIVAGVALILNAASDTFMLSLLKPLLDDGFGKTDRSVLLWMPLVVIGLMILRGITSYISSYCISWVSGKVVMTMRRRLFGHMMGMPVSFFDKQSTGTLLSRITYDSEQVASSSSSALITVVREGASIIGLFAMMFYYSWQLSLILIVLAPVVSIAIRVVSKRFRNISKNMQNTMGQVTTSAEQMLKGHKEVLIFGGQDVETKRFDKVSNKMRLQGMKMVSASSISDPIIQLIASLALAFVLYAASFPSVMETLTAGTITVVFSSMIALMRPLKSLTNVNAQFQRGMAACQTLFSILDSEQEKDEGTREIERARGDVEFRNVTFAYPGRETPALRNINLSIPAGKTVALVGRSGSGKSTIASLMTRFYDINEGEILLDGHDLREYTLQSLRNQVALVSQNVHLFNDTVANNIAYARTDEYSREQIENAARMAYAMDFISKMDNGLDTIIGENGVLLSGGQRQRIAIARALLRDSPILILDEATSALDTESERAIQSALDELQKNRTSLVIAHRLSTIEQADEIVVVEDGVIVERGSHADLLEHRGVYAQLHKMQFGQQ; this comes from the coding sequence ATGCATAACGACAAAGATCTCTCCACGTGGCAAACCTTCCGCCGACTCTGGCCGATGATTGCGCCCTTTAAAACAGGCCTGATCGTGGCGGGAGTAGCGTTAATCCTCAACGCAGCCAGCGATACTTTTATGCTATCGCTTCTCAAACCGTTACTGGACGACGGTTTTGGTAAAACGGATCGCTCAGTGTTGCTATGGATGCCTCTGGTGGTTATCGGACTGATGATCTTACGCGGCATCACCAGCTATATCTCCAGCTACTGTATTTCATGGGTATCAGGGAAAGTGGTGATGACCATGCGCCGTCGTCTGTTCGGTCACATGATGGGCATGCCGGTCTCTTTCTTTGACAAGCAGTCTACCGGGACGCTGCTGTCCCGTATTACCTACGACTCCGAGCAGGTTGCCTCCTCGTCCTCAAGCGCATTGATCACCGTTGTGCGTGAGGGCGCGTCAATCATCGGCCTGTTCGCGATGATGTTCTATTACAGCTGGCAGCTGTCGCTCATCCTTATAGTTTTGGCACCGGTAGTTTCTATTGCCATCCGCGTCGTCTCAAAGCGCTTCCGCAATATCAGTAAGAATATGCAGAACACGATGGGGCAGGTGACGACCAGCGCGGAACAGATGCTGAAAGGGCATAAGGAAGTATTGATCTTCGGCGGTCAGGACGTCGAAACCAAACGCTTTGATAAAGTCAGCAACAAAATGCGTCTGCAGGGGATGAAAATGGTATCAGCCTCGTCCATTTCTGACCCGATTATTCAGCTGATTGCCTCTCTGGCGCTGGCATTCGTCCTGTATGCGGCAAGCTTCCCGAGCGTCATGGAGACGCTGACGGCGGGTACCATTACCGTGGTCTTCTCCTCTATGATCGCCCTGATGCGTCCGCTGAAATCCCTGACGAACGTGAACGCCCAGTTCCAGCGCGGGATGGCCGCCTGTCAGACGCTGTTTAGCATTCTGGATTCCGAACAGGAAAAAGATGAAGGTACCCGCGAGATTGAGCGCGCCCGTGGCGATGTCGAATTCCGTAATGTCACTTTCGCCTATCCTGGACGTGAAACGCCGGCGCTGCGTAATATCAACCTGTCGATTCCTGCGGGTAAAACCGTTGCACTGGTAGGTCGTTCTGGTTCGGGTAAATCGACTATTGCCAGCCTGATGACCCGTTTCTACGATATTAACGAAGGTGAGATCTTGTTAGACGGTCACGACCTGCGGGAATATACCCTGCAGTCGCTGCGTAACCAGGTGGCGCTGGTTTCCCAGAACGTGCACCTGTTCAACGATACTGTGGCTAACAACATTGCGTATGCGCGCACGGATGAATACAGCCGCGAACAGATTGAGAACGCCGCGCGTATGGCCTACGCAATGGACTTTATCAGCAAGATGGATAACGGTCTGGATACGATAATCGGCGAGAACGGGGTGCTGCTCTCCGGTGGCCAGCGCCAGCGTATTGCGATTGCGCGTGCGCTGCTGCGCGATAGCCCAATTCTGATCCTGGACGAAGCGACGTCCGCGCTGGATACCGAATCTGAACGCGCTATCCAGTCCGCGCTGGATGAACTGCAAAAGAACCGTACCTCACTGGTGATTGCGCACCGTCTGTCGACTATTGAACAGGCTGATGAAATCGTCGTGGTCGAGGATGGCGTCATTGTGGAACGCGGAAGCCATGCCGATCTACTGGAACACCGCGGCGTTTACGCCCAGTTGCATAAGATGCAGTTCGGTCAACAATGA
- the lpxK gene encoding tetraacyldisaccharide 4'-kinase, whose amino-acid sequence MIARIWSGESPLWLLLLPLSWLYGLVSGTIRLLYRLGLKRAWRAPVPVVVVGNLTAGGNGKTPVVIWLVEQLQKRGIRPGVVSRGYGGKAARYPLLLAAETTTAEAGDEPVLIFQRTGAPVAVSPVRSDAVQALLAEHAVQIIITDDGLQHYALARDKEIVVIDGVRRFGNGWWLPAGPMRERASRLKSVDAVIVNGGEAKAGEIPMHLQPGLAINLVTGERRSVAELPSPVAMAGIGHPPRFFATLEQCGARLEKRVPLADHQALMEGQVDALTVPGQTLIMTEKDAVKCRAFAKDNWWYLPVAAELSGEQPEHLLKELIALVQ is encoded by the coding sequence ATGATTGCACGCATCTGGTCCGGTGAATCCCCGTTGTGGCTGCTGCTTTTGCCACTCTCCTGGCTATACGGCCTGGTGAGTGGCACTATCCGTCTGCTTTACCGTCTGGGGCTGAAGCGTGCCTGGCGCGCGCCGGTTCCGGTTGTGGTTGTCGGTAATCTTACGGCGGGTGGCAACGGTAAAACGCCGGTGGTGATCTGGCTGGTGGAGCAATTGCAAAAACGCGGCATCCGCCCAGGTGTGGTATCGCGCGGATATGGTGGTAAAGCGGCGCGTTATCCGCTGCTGCTGGCGGCGGAAACCACGACCGCCGAAGCGGGTGATGAACCGGTATTGATTTTCCAGCGTACCGGCGCGCCGGTTGCGGTCTCCCCGGTGCGCAGCGACGCCGTTCAGGCACTCCTTGCCGAACACGCGGTACAAATCATTATCACTGACGATGGCCTGCAGCATTACGCCCTGGCGCGTGATAAAGAGATTGTGGTCATCGATGGCGTTCGCCGTTTCGGTAACGGCTGGTGGCTGCCGGCCGGACCCATGCGCGAACGCGCTTCGCGTCTTAAGTCCGTTGATGCGGTGATTGTGAACGGTGGTGAGGCAAAAGCGGGTGAAATCCCGATGCACCTTCAGCCGGGCCTGGCGATCAACCTGGTAACGGGGGAACGCCGGTCGGTTGCTGAGCTGCCTTCACCGGTGGCGATGGCGGGGATTGGTCATCCGCCGCGCTTCTTCGCGACGCTGGAACAGTGTGGCGCACGGCTTGAGAAACGCGTTCCGCTGGCCGACCACCAGGCGCTGATGGAAGGGCAGGTCGATGCGCTCACCGTGCCCGGTCAGACCCTGATCATGACCGAAAAAGATGCGGTGAAATGTCGTGCCTTTGCGAAAGATAACTGGTGGTATTTGCCGGTTGCCGCTGAACTCAGCGGCGAGCAGCCGGAACACTTGCTCAAGGAACTGATTGCGTTGGTGCAGTAA
- a CDS encoding winged helix-turn-helix domain-containing protein has translation MSLPQLSLSAARHLHLAAQGLLKKPRRRAQPADILSTVQRMSLLQIDTINIVARSPYLVLFSRLGNYPSQWLDEALSKGELMEYWAHEACFLPRSDFALVRHRMLSPEKMGWKYRQAWMLEHTAEIEQLIAHIQENGPVRSVDFEHPRKGTRGWWEWKPHKRHLEGLFTSGKVMVIERRNFQRVYDLTHRVMPHWDDERDLLTQEAAEAIMLENSARSLGIFRTQWLADYYRLRQPALKPLLDIWQREQRVIPVTVETLGEMWLHADLLPLLPLALEGKLQATHSAVLSPFDPVVWDRKRAEQLFDFSYRLECYTPAPKRQYGYFVLPLLHKGQLVGRMDAKMHRKTGTLEIIALYLEEGIRVTASLEKGLTIAISEFARWQGARDVTLGRVPDGLFTTCRSGWETGTP, from the coding sequence ATGTCTTTACCGCAACTCTCTCTTTCAGCTGCACGTCATTTACACCTTGCCGCGCAGGGGCTGCTTAAAAAGCCGCGCCGCCGCGCGCAACCTGCCGATATTCTCTCTACCGTCCAGCGCATGTCGCTGCTTCAAATCGATACCATCAACATTGTGGCCCGTAGCCCTTACCTGGTGCTGTTTAGCCGCCTGGGAAATTATCCTTCTCAGTGGCTGGATGAGGCGCTCAGCAAGGGAGAGTTGATGGAGTACTGGGCGCACGAAGCCTGCTTCCTGCCCCGCAGTGATTTTGCCCTGGTTCGTCACCGCATGCTTTCCCCTGAAAAGATGGGCTGGAAATACCGTCAGGCGTGGATGCTGGAACATACGGCTGAAATTGAGCAGCTCATCGCGCATATTCAGGAAAACGGTCCCGTGCGCTCCGTCGATTTTGAACACCCTCGCAAAGGCACCAGAGGCTGGTGGGAGTGGAAGCCGCATAAGCGTCATCTCGAAGGGCTGTTCACCTCTGGCAAAGTCATGGTTATTGAGCGGCGTAATTTTCAGCGCGTCTACGACCTGACGCATCGGGTGATGCCGCACTGGGACGACGAGCGTGACCTGCTTACCCAGGAGGCGGCCGAGGCCATCATGCTGGAGAACAGCGCCCGCAGCCTGGGGATTTTCCGCACGCAATGGCTGGCTGATTATTATCGCCTTCGCCAGCCCGCGCTGAAGCCGCTGCTGGACATCTGGCAACGCGAACAGCGCGTCATCCCCGTCACGGTGGAAACGCTGGGCGAAATGTGGCTGCATGCGGATCTCCTCCCGCTACTGCCTTTGGCCCTCGAGGGAAAACTTCAGGCAACCCACAGTGCCGTATTGTCGCCTTTCGACCCGGTCGTCTGGGACAGAAAACGCGCTGAGCAGTTGTTCGATTTTAGCTACCGGCTGGAATGTTATACCCCGGCCCCAAAGCGCCAGTATGGTTACTTTGTTCTCCCGCTGCTGCATAAGGGGCAACTGGTCGGGCGTATGGATGCCAAAATGCACCGCAAGACCGGCACGCTTGAAATCATTGCGCTTTATCTGGAAGAGGGTATCAGGGTGACGGCGAGTCTGGAAAAAGGGTTAACTATAGCCATTAGCGAATTTGCGCGCTGGCAGGGTGCCCGCGACGTGACGCTGGGCCGGGTACCCGACGGACTGTTTACAACCTGTCGAAGTGGCTGGGAAACAGGCACTCCCTGA
- the ycaR gene encoding protein YcaR: MDHRLLEIIACPVCNGKLYYSQDKQELICKLDSLAFPLRDGIPVLLENEARSLVAEESKP, from the coding sequence ATGGATCACCGTTTACTTGAAATTATTGCCTGCCCGGTATGCAACGGCAAACTCTACTACAGCCAGGATAAACAGGAGCTGATTTGCAAGCTGGACAGCCTGGCTTTCCCGTTGCGTGACGGCATTCCGGTACTGCTGGAAAATGAAGCTCGTTCCCTGGTGGCAGAAGAGAGCAAACCATGA
- the kdsB gene encoding 3-deoxy-manno-octulosonate cytidylyltransferase — protein sequence MSFVVIIPARYASTRLPGKPLVDINGKPMIVHVLERARESGADRVIVATDHSDVARAVEAAGGEVCMTRADHQSGTERLAEVVEKCGFSDDTVIVNVQGDEPMIPAVIIRQVAENLAQRQVGMATLAVPVHHAEEVFNPNAVKVVMDAEGYALYFSRATIPWDRDRFALSKETIGDTFLRHIGIYGYRAGFIRRYVAWAPSPLEHIEMLEQLRVLWYGEKIHVAVAEEVPGTGVDTPEDLERVRAELR from the coding sequence ATGAGTTTTGTTGTCATTATTCCTGCGCGTTATGCCTCAACGCGTCTGCCGGGTAAACCGCTGGTGGATATCAACGGCAAGCCGATGATTGTGCATGTTCTTGAGCGTGCACGGGAATCCGGTGCCGATCGCGTGATTGTTGCTACCGATCATTCTGACGTTGCCCGTGCGGTTGAGGCGGCAGGCGGTGAGGTATGCATGACTCGCGCCGATCACCAGTCCGGCACCGAGCGTCTGGCGGAAGTGGTTGAAAAATGTGGTTTCAGTGATGATACGGTCATCGTTAACGTTCAGGGCGACGAGCCGATGATCCCGGCGGTGATTATCCGTCAGGTGGCAGAAAACCTGGCTCAGCGTCAGGTCGGTATGGCGACGCTCGCGGTGCCTGTTCACCATGCTGAAGAGGTATTCAATCCGAATGCGGTTAAGGTGGTGATGGATGCCGAAGGTTATGCGCTCTATTTCTCTCGCGCCACGATCCCGTGGGATCGCGATCGCTTTGCGCTCTCCAAAGAGACTATCGGTGATACCTTCCTGCGTCATATTGGGATCTACGGCTATCGCGCCGGCTTTATTCGCCGCTATGTGGCCTGGGCGCCGAGCCCGCTGGAGCATATTGAAATGCTGGAGCAGCTTCGCGTGCTCTGGTATGGTGAAAAAATTCACGTTGCCGTTGCTGAGGAAGTCCCTGGCACGGGCGTAGACACCCCTGAAGATCTTGAGCGCGTTCGCGCCGAATTGCGTTAA
- a CDS encoding YcbJ family phosphotransferase, with translation MEQLRAELSHLLGEKLSRVECVSEKADTALWSLYDGQGNPMPLMARSFTSPGVARQLAWKMSMLAREGTVRMPTVYGVMTHEEHPGPDVLLIERLRGVPVEAPARTPERWEQLKDQIVEALLAWHRQDSRGLVGPVDSTQENLWPLWYRQRVEVLWGTLNQFNNTGLTMQDKRILFRTRECLPALFEGFNDNCVLIHGNFTLRSMLKDSRSDQLLAMLGPGIMLWAPREYELFRLSDSGAAEGLLWHYLQRAPVAEAFLWRRWLYLLWDEVAQLVNTGRFNRANFDLATKSLLPWLA, from the coding sequence ATGGAACAGCTGCGTGCCGAACTTAGCCATCTGCTGGGTGAGAAATTAAGCCGGGTCGAATGCGTGAGTGAAAAGGCCGATACCGCGCTTTGGTCGTTGTATGACGGTCAGGGTAATCCAATGCCGCTGATGGCCAGAAGTTTCACCTCACCGGGCGTAGCCAGGCAGCTTGCATGGAAAATGTCGATGCTGGCGCGGGAGGGGACCGTCCGTATGCCGACGGTGTATGGTGTAATGACCCACGAGGAACACCCCGGTCCGGACGTACTGCTAATTGAGCGCTTGCGCGGCGTGCCCGTTGAAGCCCCCGCGCGCACGCCGGAACGCTGGGAGCAGTTAAAAGACCAGATTGTCGAGGCGTTGTTGGCCTGGCACCGTCAGGATAGCCGCGGGCTTGTCGGTCCGGTCGACAGCACTCAGGAAAACCTGTGGCCGCTGTGGTATCGCCAGCGGGTTGAGGTCCTGTGGGGGACGCTTAACCAGTTCAACAATACCGGTTTAACCATGCAGGACAAACGTATTCTGTTTCGCACCCGAGAGTGCTTACCGGCGCTGTTCGAAGGTTTTAATGACAACTGCGTGCTGATCCACGGTAATTTCACCCTGCGCAGCATGCTCAAGGACTCCCGTAGCGATCAGCTTCTGGCGATGCTCGGGCCGGGGATCATGCTCTGGGCTCCGCGCGAATATGAGCTCTTCAGGCTTAGCGACAGCGGGGCGGCGGAAGGGTTACTGTGGCATTACCTTCAACGCGCCCCCGTTGCGGAAGCGTTTCTCTGGCGGCGCTGGCTCTACCTGCTTTGGGACGAAGTTGCGCAGCTGGTCAATACCGGACGCTTTAATCGCGCAAACTTCGATCTGGCAACAAAATCACTCTTGCCCTGGCTCGCCTGA
- the elyC gene encoding envelope biogenesis factor ElyC, which produces MLFTLKKYIGGMMLPLPLLLLIIALGLALVWFSRFQKSGKTLITLGWFVLLLLSLQPVADGLLRPIENKYPTWQGNQKVAYIVVLGGGYTWDPDWAPSSNLINNSLPRLNEGIRLWLANPGSKMIFTGAAAKTNPVSTAEAGARVAESLGVPRSSIITLDSPKDTEEEAAAVKQAIGDVPFLLVTSASHLPRAMIFFEKQGLHPLPAPANQMAIDAPLNPWERAIPSPAWLMHSDRVGYETLGRLWQWLKGSSGEPGQE; this is translated from the coding sequence ATGCTTTTTACCCTTAAGAAATACATTGGAGGGATGATGCTTCCCCTTCCGCTGCTGCTGCTCATCATCGCGCTGGGGCTGGCGCTGGTGTGGTTCAGTCGCTTTCAGAAGAGTGGCAAAACGCTTATCACGCTCGGCTGGTTTGTCTTGCTGCTATTGAGCCTGCAGCCGGTCGCGGATGGTCTGTTACGTCCCATCGAAAACAAGTACCCGACGTGGCAGGGAAATCAGAAAGTGGCGTACATCGTGGTGCTGGGGGGTGGATATACCTGGGATCCTGACTGGGCCCCAAGTTCAAACCTGATCAACAACAGTCTGCCACGGCTAAACGAAGGCATTCGCCTCTGGCTGGCGAATCCGGGATCAAAAATGATCTTCACCGGCGCGGCGGCCAAAACGAACCCGGTAAGTACGGCTGAAGCGGGCGCCCGAGTCGCGGAATCACTCGGCGTACCGCGTTCCTCGATTATCACCCTGGACAGCCCAAAAGATACCGAAGAAGAGGCTGCCGCAGTGAAGCAGGCAATTGGCGATGTCCCGTTCTTGCTGGTGACCTCCGCCTCACACCTGCCGCGCGCGATGATTTTCTTTGAGAAGCAAGGCCTGCACCCGCTTCCCGCACCGGCAAACCAGATGGCTATCGACGCGCCGCTCAACCCGTGGGAACGGGCGATCCCCTCCCCGGCGTGGCTGATGCATAGCGATCGCGTCGGCTACGAGACGCTTGGACGCCTCTGGCAGTGGCTGAAAGGATCGTCAGGCGAGCCAGGGCAAGAGTGA
- the cmoM gene encoding tRNA uridine 5-oxyacetic acid(34) methyltransferase CmoM — protein sequence MRDRNFDDIAEKFSRNIYGTTKGQLRQTILWQDLDTILATFGGQTLRVLDAGGGEGQTAIKMAERGHHVTLCDLSAEMVARATRAAEEKGVSDNMHFIQCAAQDISQHLETQVDLILFHAVLEWVADPQSVLQTLWSMLRPGGTLSLMFYNANGFLMHNMVAGNFDYVQVGMPKKKKRTLSPDYPRDPQQVYGWLEAIGWQIVGKTGVRVFHDYLREKHKQRDCFDTLTELETRYCRQEPFISLGRYIHVTAHKPQMQG from the coding sequence ATGCGGGATCGCAATTTTGATGACATCGCGGAAAAGTTTTCGCGCAACATTTATGGCACCACGAAAGGGCAGCTCCGTCAGACGATCCTCTGGCAGGATCTGGACACCATTCTGGCCACCTTTGGTGGGCAAACGTTGCGCGTGCTGGACGCCGGTGGCGGTGAAGGGCAGACGGCGATAAAAATGGCCGAGCGCGGTCATCACGTCACGCTTTGCGATCTTTCTGCTGAAATGGTCGCCCGCGCGACCCGTGCTGCAGAAGAGAAAGGTGTGAGCGACAACATGCATTTTATACAATGCGCCGCTCAGGACATCTCACAGCATTTGGAAACCCAGGTTGATCTGATATTGTTTCATGCGGTGCTTGAGTGGGTTGCAGATCCGCAAAGCGTGTTACAAACCCTGTGGTCGATGTTGCGCCCGGGCGGCACGCTGTCGCTGATGTTCTACAATGCTAACGGCTTCCTGATGCACAACATGGTTGCAGGAAATTTCGACTATGTGCAGGTCGGGATGCCCAAAAAGAAAAAGCGCACGCTTTCCCCGGACTATCCGCGCGATCCACAGCAGGTTTATGGCTGGCTGGAAGCGATTGGTTGGCAGATCGTCGGGAAGACGGGCGTCAGGGTGTTTCATGATTATCTGCGTGAAAAACACAAACAGCGTGACTGTTTTGACACCTTAACAGAATTAGAAACGCGGTATTGCCGTCAGGAGCCTTTTATCAGCCTTGGCCGCTATATTCACGTCACCGCGCACAAGCCGCAGATGCAAGGATAA
- the mukF gene encoding chromosome partition protein MukF, whose protein sequence is MSEFSQTVPELVAWARKNDFSISLPVDRLSFLLAVATLNGERLDGEMSEGELVDAFRHVSDAFEQTSETISVRANNAINDMVRQRLLNRFTSEQAEGNAIYRLTPLGIGITDYYIRQREFSTLRLSMQLSIVAGELKRAADAADENGDEFHWHRNVYAPLKYSVAEIFDSIDLTQRLMDEQQQQVKDDIAQLLNKDWRAAISSCELLLSETSGTLRELQDTLEAAGDKLQANLLRIQDATLAHDDLHFVDRLVFDLQSKLDRIISWGQQSIDLWIGYDRHVHKFIRTAIDMDKNRVFAQRLRQSVQTYFDAPWALTYASADRLLDMRDEEMTLRDEEVTGELPPDLEYEEFNEIREQLAAMIEEQLAVYKTRQVPLDLGLVVRDYLAQYPRARHFDIARIVVDQAVRLGVAQADFTGLPPKWQPINDYGAKVQAHVIDKY, encoded by the coding sequence ATGAGTGAATTTTCCCAGACAGTCCCCGAACTGGTTGCCTGGGCCAGGAAAAACGATTTCTCCATCTCGCTGCCGGTAGACAGACTCTCTTTCCTGCTGGCGGTTGCCACGCTGAACGGCGAACGGCTGGACGGTGAAATGAGCGAGGGTGAACTGGTGGATGCGTTCCGCCATGTCAGTGATGCGTTTGAGCAAACCAGCGAAACCATTAGCGTGCGTGCCAACAACGCGATCAACGATATGGTGCGTCAACGTCTGCTGAACCGCTTTACCAGCGAGCAGGCGGAAGGAAACGCCATCTATCGCCTGACGCCGCTGGGCATCGGCATCACCGATTACTATATCCGCCAGCGTGAATTTTCCACGCTGCGTCTTTCCATGCAGCTCTCGATCGTGGCGGGTGAGCTTAAGCGCGCCGCCGACGCGGCGGATGAAAACGGTGACGAATTCCACTGGCACCGTAACGTCTACGCGCCGCTGAAATATTCGGTGGCCGAGATTTTCGACAGTATCGATCTCACCCAGCGCCTGATGGATGAACAGCAACAGCAGGTGAAAGACGATATCGCGCAGCTGCTGAATAAAGACTGGCGAGCGGCCATCTCCAGCTGTGAACTTTTGCTGTCAGAAACCTCCGGCACGCTGCGTGAGCTCCAGGATACGCTGGAAGCCGCAGGTGACAAGCTGCAGGCTAACCTGCTGCGCATCCAGGACGCGACGCTCGCGCACGACGATCTGCATTTTGTCGACCGCCTGGTGTTCGATCTGCAGAGCAAACTCGACCGCATTATCAGCTGGGGCCAGCAGTCGATAGACCTGTGGATCGGCTACGACCGGCACGTGCATAAATTTATCCGTACCGCGATTGATATGGATAAAAACCGCGTCTTTGCTCAGCGTCTGCGTCAGTCGGTGCAGACCTATTTCGATGCGCCGTGGGCGCTGACCTACGCCAGTGCCGATCGTCTGCTGGATATGCGCGACGAAGAGATGACGCTGCGCGATGAAGAGGTGACCGGTGAACTGCCGCCGGATCTGGAATACGAAGAATTTAACGAAATTCGCGAGCAGCTTGCGGCGATGATCGAAGAACAGCTCGCAGTCTACAAAACCAGACAAGTGCCGCTGGATCTCGGGCTCGTGGTGCGCGACTATCTGGCGCAATATCCACGCGCGCGCCACTTCGACATAGCCCGCATTGTAGTAGACCAGGCGGTGCGCCTGGGCGTTGCGCAAGCAGATTTCACCGGACTGCCGCCTAAGTGGCAGCCAATTAACGATTACGGAGCCAAGGTACAGGCGCATGTCATTGACAAATATTGA
- the mukE gene encoding chromosome partition protein MukE, producing MSLTNIEQVMPVKLAQALANPLFPALDSQLRAGRHIGLDELDNHAFLMDFQEYLEEFYARYNVELIRAPEGFFYLRPRSTTLIPRSVLSELDMMVGKILCYLYLSPERLANEGIFTQQELYDELLTLADESKLLKLVNNRSTGSDLDRQKLQEKVRSSLNRLRRLGMVWFMGHDSSKFRITESVFRFGADVRAGDDAREAQLRMIRDGEAMPVENHLQLNDEHEENLPDSGEEE from the coding sequence ATGTCATTGACAAATATTGAACAAGTGATGCCCGTTAAGCTGGCACAGGCGCTGGCGAATCCGTTATTTCCGGCGCTGGATAGCCAGCTGCGTGCCGGTCGTCACATTGGCTTAGACGAGCTGGATAATCACGCCTTTTTGATGGACTTCCAGGAGTACCTGGAAGAGTTTTACGCCCGTTACAACGTGGAGCTTATTCGCGCGCCGGAAGGTTTTTTCTACCTGCGTCCGCGCTCCACGACGCTGATCCCGCGTTCCGTGCTCTCCGAGCTGGATATGATGGTCGGCAAAATTCTTTGCTACCTCTACCTCAGTCCGGAACGTCTGGCGAATGAAGGGATCTTCACCCAGCAGGAACTTTACGACGAGCTGTTGACGCTGGCTGATGAGAGTAAGCTGCTCAAGCTGGTGAACAACCGCTCCACGGGGTCGGATCTTGACCGTCAGAAATTACAGGAAAAAGTTCGCTCTTCCCTGAACCGTCTGCGTCGTCTGGGGATGGTCTGGTTTATGGGCCACGACAGCAGCAAATTCCGCATTACGGAATCTGTCTTCCGCTTCGGCGCCGACGTGCGTGCGGGCGATGACGCGCGTGAAGCGCAGCTTCGCATGATCCGCGACGGTGAAGCGATGCCGGTGGAAAACCATTTGCAGCTCAATGACGAGCATGAAGAGAATCTGCCGGATAGCGGGGAGGAAGAGTAA